The proteins below are encoded in one region of Telopea speciosissima isolate NSW1024214 ecotype Mountain lineage chromosome 10, Tspe_v1, whole genome shotgun sequence:
- the LOC122642955 gene encoding phosphoribosylglycinamide formyltransferase, chloroplastic-like yields the protein MEAQSFLYGLCPNSATSLLQKPGKSTAVRLLSSSSSLFIESQKWISLKTHCTSTLVSQKVGNRKRLECRNRVEVVGDLTESEKVSMNGVRRKKLAVFVSGGGSNFRSIHEAIVQGSIHGDVVVLVTNKPGCGGAEFARDCGIPVILFPKTKDAAEGLSLTDLITSLRKFEVDIILLAGYLKLIPDELVRAYPRSILNIHPSLLPAFGGKGYYGMKVHKAVIASGARYSGPTIHFVDENYDTGCILAQRVVPVLANDTAEKLAERVLHEEHQLYVEVTGAFCEERVTWREDGVPLIRSRENPNKYS from the exons atgGAAGCCCAAAGCTTTCTTTACGGGCTTTGTCCGAACTCAGCGACGTCACTACTTCAAAAACCTGGAAAATCAACTGCTGTAAGAttactatcttcttcttcttctttgttcattGAATCGCAGAAATGGATTTCTCTCAAAACCCATTGCACTTCAACGCTAGTTTCACAAAAGGTGGGAAATAGAAAGAGATTAGAGTGTAGAAACAGAGTTGAAGTAGTAGGGGACCTTACGGAAAGTGAGAAGGTTTCGATGAATGGCGTTCGACGGAAAAAGCTGGCAGTTTTCGTCTCTGGTGGGGGATCCAACTTTCGGTCCATACACGAGGCCATTGTCCAGGGATCTATTCATGGGGACGTCGTTGTTttggtaacaaataaacctG GTTGTGGGGGTGCTGAATTTGCAAGAGATTGTGGAATTCCTGTTATTCTGTTTCCCAAAACAAAAGATGCAGCGGAGGGACTATCTTTGACTGATCTTATAACTTCTCTGAG AAAATTTGAGGTCGACATTATTCTTCTAGCTGGATACTTAAAACTTATACCAGATGAGTTAGTTCGGGCATACCCAAGATCCATATTAAACATccatccttctcttcttccagcTTTTGGTGGCAAAGGCTACTATGGTATGAAGGTGCATAAAGCTGTCATTGCATCTGGAGCTAG ATATTCTGGTCCCACAATCCACTTTGTTGATGAAAATTACGATACGGGGTGTATCCTTGCCCAAAGGGTAGTACCTGTTTTGGCAAATGACACCGCAGAGAAGCTTGCTGAAAGGGTCCTTCATGag GAGCATCAATTGTATGTTGAAGTAACTGGGGCATTTTGTGAAGAGCGAGTTACTTGGAGGGAAGATGGAGTACCTCTCATACGAAGCAGAGAGAACCCAAATAAATACAGCTGA